From the Pseudomonadota bacterium genome, one window contains:
- a CDS encoding fumarate reductase/succinate dehydrogenase flavoprotein subunit has protein sequence MSDAAELQTFEHDVLVIGAGGAGLRAAIECSKLGLDTGLVSKSLLGKAHTVMAEGGMAAALGNTDRRDNWKIHFRDTMRGGKFLNVWRMAELHAKEAPDRVRELEEWGAVFDRTEDGLISQRNFGGHRFPRLAHVGDRTGLELIRTLQHYGVHQGMHAHMECKILGLLTDGERIAGALGLWREHGRFVLFKARAIIMATGGAGRCWRVTSNSWEYSGDGYALAYDVGAELMDIEFTQFHPTGMVWPPSVRGTLVTEGVRGDGGILKNNKGERFMFGYIPERFAPETADSEEEAARWLAGDKNARRPPELLTRDVVARSIRAEVLAGRGSPHGGAFLDIASRVPAEAIKRKLPSMYHQFKELAGVDITKEPMEVGPTLHYFMGGIRVDADSQMTRVPGLFACGEASAGMHGANRLGGNSLSDLIVFGRLAGVGAKEYLDRLGSTPQPDAGQIERSKREATDILNRETGANPFVVHEKLQEMMQRYVGIVRIEDELETAIDELAKLRVEAATAKAHAAPQFNAGWHEALDLSSLLTVSEAVTRAALMRRESRGAHSRIDYEGERDEWLKYNIVIRKQPDGSMDVRKEERPEAPPELAKIAHATLDQLEGGHV, from the coding sequence ATGAGCGATGCAGCGGAGCTACAGACCTTCGAGCACGACGTGCTCGTCATCGGCGCGGGCGGCGCGGGCCTGCGCGCCGCGATCGAGTGCTCCAAGCTCGGCCTCGACACCGGGCTGGTCTCCAAGTCGCTCCTGGGCAAGGCCCACACCGTGATGGCGGAAGGGGGCATGGCCGCGGCCTTGGGCAATACCGATCGGCGCGACAACTGGAAGATCCACTTCCGCGACACGATGCGTGGAGGCAAATTTCTCAACGTCTGGCGCATGGCGGAGCTGCACGCCAAGGAGGCCCCGGATCGCGTGCGCGAGCTCGAGGAGTGGGGTGCGGTGTTCGACCGCACCGAGGATGGTCTCATCAGCCAGCGCAACTTCGGGGGGCACCGTTTCCCGCGCCTGGCGCACGTAGGTGACCGCACCGGGCTCGAGCTGATCCGGACGCTGCAGCACTACGGAGTGCACCAGGGCATGCACGCGCACATGGAGTGCAAGATCCTCGGGCTCCTCACGGATGGCGAGCGCATCGCAGGCGCCCTCGGCCTGTGGCGCGAGCACGGCCGCTTCGTGCTGTTCAAGGCCAGGGCGATCATCATGGCCACGGGTGGTGCCGGACGCTGCTGGCGGGTAACGTCGAACTCATGGGAATACTCGGGGGATGGCTACGCGCTGGCCTATGACGTGGGCGCCGAATTGATGGACATCGAGTTCACGCAGTTCCACCCAACAGGTATGGTCTGGCCCCCCTCGGTGCGCGGCACCTTGGTCACTGAAGGCGTGCGCGGCGACGGCGGCATCCTGAAGAACAACAAGGGCGAGCGCTTCATGTTCGGCTACATACCGGAGCGCTTCGCTCCGGAAACGGCTGACAGCGAAGAAGAAGCGGCACGCTGGCTCGCGGGCGACAAGAATGCCCGGCGCCCGCCCGAGCTGCTTACGCGCGACGTCGTAGCTCGCTCGATCAGGGCGGAGGTGCTTGCCGGACGGGGCTCGCCACACGGTGGCGCCTTCCTCGACATCGCGTCGCGGGTGCCGGCCGAAGCCATCAAACGCAAGCTCCCGTCGATGTACCACCAGTTCAAGGAGCTGGCAGGCGTCGACATCACCAAGGAGCCGATGGAAGTCGGCCCGACGCTACACTATTTCATGGGCGGCATCCGCGTGGATGCCGACAGCCAAATGACCCGCGTACCCGGCCTGTTCGCGTGCGGGGAGGCGTCGGCAGGCATGCACGGCGCGAACCGTCTCGGTGGCAATTCGCTCTCGGACCTGATCGTTTTCGGGCGCCTGGCCGGGGTAGGCGCCAAAGAGTACCTGGACCGGCTCGGCAGCACCCCGCAGCCCGACGCCGGGCAGATCGAGCGGAGCAAGCGCGAGGCGACCGACATACTCAACCGCGAAACCGGTGCCAACCCCTTCGTGGTTCACGAGAAGCTGCAGGAAATGATGCAACGTTACGTGGGGATCGTGCGGATCGAGGACGAGCTCGAGACCGCGATCGACGAGCTCGCCAAGCTGCGGGTCGAGGCCGCGACGGCAAAGGCCCACGCCGCCCCCCAGTTCAACGCGGGTTGGCACGAGGCGCTCGACCTGAGCAGCCTGTTGACGGTCTCCGAGGCGGTCACCCGTGCCGCCCTGATGCGCCGGGAAAGCCGCGGAGCGCATAGCCGGATCGACTACGAGGGTGAGCGCGACGAGTGGCTCAAGTACAACATCGTGATCCGGAAACAACCCGACGGCAGCATGGACGTGCGCAAAGAAGAGCGCCCCGAGGCTCCACCGGAGCTCGCCAAGATCGCCCACGCGACCTTGGACCAGCTGGAGGGCGGTCATGTCTAA